A single genomic interval of Fusobacterium varium harbors:
- a CDS encoding TonB-dependent receptor: MMKKYLMLAAILAVGTTAMAEENLASQKLKETVITTTESFGTSAHETAKNVYVVTAEEIKEKGALTIDEALKGVPGVIVRKMDGASPKIDLRGSGATSNYNTVILLDGIPFNSFNGADITSIPIGEVEKIEIIQGGGAVMYGDGAIGGVVNIITKAPENKVNYGSVGLEAGSWETTRANLTYGTKIGEKLLVNTSYSGYSSMDYRDRNPEYKNDEDRRESIWLRGKYLLKDGNIELRYNHNKTKDYYTGYLEKSQFEDKPTQIGSYGGLIHSITDIWNLSYNKKLTDKLDFLIYGGYSEEESKNQNTLTKEYFIKPQVKYSYGDNSYIIVGGDYRDGNREFKTPVTVNGKVQKSPDDERESYAGYIMNKTTFGNLEFTQGYRRERVEYKYSSKIYGENWQLVEIKPMDADYSNNDSYEFGVNYLYSDTGNLYFNYTRAMRTPTISDAGYWYGDVKTQKNDIYEIGVRDYYKNTSLAASVFYIESDNEIYYDKTDANNDRNRNFDGKVERTGAQLSLAHYFDKLTLRENISYIKPEVTSGKYDGNTFAGVPEWTLNLGATYRFNEKLYVNTDIYYQADAYAEDDFDNYFGKDNDYVTVDANISYTLDNGLELYGGIRNLFDEEYCNTITSTRSPWDAGPRTLFYPADGRSYYAGFRYNF, translated from the coding sequence ATAATGAAAAAATACTTAATGCTAGCAGCTATATTAGCTGTTGGAACAACTGCAATGGCAGAAGAAAATTTAGCAAGTCAAAAATTAAAGGAGACAGTTATTACTACAACTGAAAGCTTTGGAACATCAGCACATGAAACAGCTAAAAACGTTTATGTAGTAACTGCTGAAGAGATTAAAGAAAAGGGAGCTTTAACTATTGATGAAGCTTTAAAAGGAGTACCGGGAGTAATTGTTAGAAAAATGGATGGAGCCTCTCCAAAAATAGATTTAAGAGGGTCAGGAGCAACTTCTAATTACAACACAGTAATTCTTTTAGATGGAATCCCTTTTAATAGTTTTAATGGAGCAGACATAACATCTATTCCAATAGGAGAAGTTGAAAAAATTGAAATTATCCAAGGTGGAGGAGCTGTAATGTATGGGGATGGTGCTATTGGAGGGGTTGTAAATATTATAACTAAAGCACCAGAAAATAAAGTAAATTATGGTAGTGTAGGTTTAGAAGCAGGTTCTTGGGAAACAACAAGAGCAAATTTAACTTATGGAACTAAAATTGGAGAAAAACTGTTAGTTAATACCTCTTATTCTGGATATTCAAGTATGGATTATAGAGATAGAAATCCTGAATATAAAAATGATGAAGATAGAAGAGAATCTATTTGGTTAAGAGGTAAATATCTATTAAAAGATGGAAATATAGAGTTAAGATATAATCATAATAAAACAAAAGATTATTATACTGGATATTTGGAAAAATCTCAATTTGAAGATAAACCTACTCAAATAGGTTCATATGGAGGACTTATTCATAGTATAACTGATATTTGGAATCTTTCATATAATAAAAAATTAACAGATAAATTAGATTTCTTAATTTATGGTGGATATTCAGAAGAGGAAAGTAAAAACCAAAATACTTTAACAAAAGAATATTTTATTAAACCACAAGTAAAATATAGTTATGGAGATAATAGTTATATTATCGTAGGTGGAGATTATAGAGATGGAAATAGAGAATTTAAAACACCAGTAACTGTAAATGGAAAGGTTCAAAAATCTCCAGATGATGAAAGAGAATCATATGCTGGATATATTATGAATAAAACTACATTTGGAAACTTAGAGTTTACTCAAGGATATAGAAGAGAAAGAGTAGAATATAAATATAGTTCTAAAATATATGGTGAGAATTGGCAATTAGTGGAAATAAAACCTATGGATGCTGATTATTCAAATAATGATAGCTATGAATTTGGAGTAAACTATCTATACTCTGATACAGGAAATCTCTACTTTAACTATACTAGAGCAATGAGAACTCCAACTATATCTGATGCTGGATATTGGTATGGAGATGTAAAAACTCAAAAAAATGATATTTATGAAATTGGAGTAAGAGATTACTATAAAAATACATCATTAGCAGCTTCAGTATTCTATATTGAATCAGATAATGAAATTTATTATGATAAAACTGATGCAAATAATGATAGAAATAGAAACTTTGATGGAAAAGTTGAAAGAACAGGAGCTCAATTATCTTTAGCACACTATTTTGATAAATTAACTTTAAGAGAAAATATTTCATATATTAAACCTGAGGTAACAAGTGGTAAGTATGATGGTAATACATTTGCAGGAGTTCCAGAATGGACATTAAACCTAGGAGCAACATATAGATTTAATGAAAAATTATATGTAAATACAGATATCTATTATCAAGCTGATGCTTATGCAGAAGATGATTTTGACAACTATTTTGGAAAAGATAATGATTATGTAACTGTAGATGCAAATATCTCTTATACTTTAGATAATGGATTAGAATTATATGGAGGAATAAGAAACTTATTTGATGAAGAGTATTGTAATACAATCACTTCAACAAGATCACCTTGGGATGCAGGTCCTAGAACACTATTCTACCCAGCAGATGGAAGAAGCTATTATGCAGGATTTAGATATAATTTCTAA